One Lepus europaeus isolate LE1 chromosome X, mLepTim1.pri, whole genome shotgun sequence genomic window carries:
- the LOC133752718 gene encoding ADP-ribosylation factor 1-like, with protein sequence MELEKHRLRLRRCCRKPLFEEGQADNQQGQIGRVSWWGAQPTPGSEQPLPRSLAFVASTCAQPWGISANLFKGLFGKKEMHILMVGLDAAGKMAILYKLKLGEIVTTIPTIGFNVETVGYKNISFTMWDMGGQDKIRPLWRHYFQNTQGLIFVVDSNDRERVNEAREEIMRMLAEDELRDAVLLVFANKQDLPNAMNAAEITDKLGLHSLRHRNWYIQATCATSGDGLYEGLDWLSNQLRNQK encoded by the exons ATGGAGTTAGAGAA GCACAGACTGAGGCTACGGAGGTGTTGCCGGAAGCCTCTATTTGAGGAAGGACAGGCAGACAACCAGCAG GGTCAAATAGGAAGAGTGTCGTGGTGGGGAGCACAACCAACGCCTGGCTCCGAGCAGCCGCTGCCGAGGTCTCTGGCTTTTGTAGCTTCCACGTGTGCACAACCATGGGGAATATCTGCAAACCTCTTCAAAGGCCTTTTTGGCAAAAAGGAAATGCACATTCTGATGGTGGGCCTGGATGCTGCAGGGAAGATGGCCATTCTGTACAAGCTGAAGCTCGGTGAGATCGTGACCACCATCCCCACCATAGGTTTCAACGTGGAGACTGTTGGATACAAGAACATCAGCTTCaccatgtgggacatgggtggCCAGGACAAGATTCGGCCACTGTGGCGCCACTACTTCCAGAACACCCAAGGCTTGATCTTTGTGGTGGATAGCAATGACAGAGAGCGAGTGAACGAGGCCCGGGAGGAGATCATGAGGATGCTGGCTGAGGATGAGCTGCGAGACGCAGTCCTCCTGGTGTTTGCCAACAAGCAGGACCTCCCAAATGCCATGAACGCAGCTGAAATCACAGACAAGCTGGGGCTGCACTCCCTACGCCACAGGAACTGGTACATTCAGGCCACCTGCGCCACCAGCGGGGACGGGCTCTATGAAGGACTGGACTGGCTGTCCAATCAGCTCCGGAACCAGAAGTGA